In Campylobacter sp. 2014D-0216, the following proteins share a genomic window:
- the recJ gene encoding single-stranded-DNA-specific exonuclease RecJ codes for MLNKAKIKEILQQRFVNDTHVKLCDLPMPSCLKDVYKGALRIKEAIEKNQKLAIVGDYDVDGVISCVILSEFFDDIGYDYVVKIPNRFKDGYGLNEEIINELDGVDLIITVDNGIAAFEAAELCQKKGIDLIITDHHMPPATLPKAYAIINPKQQDCDFPDIEICGAQVAWYLVAAIKEVCKINYNMCKFIELLSIAIIADMMELRDLNRALVRKGIEYINDSKRVAFKAIKQYFGKDKFELDNISFLIAPLINSAGRMDDAIISYKFLHSKNIQEVMGYLEQIIAYNNSRKDEERELFKQCLEQVDENDPVIIVNGQNWHEGVLGIVASRLAKHFNKPAFVFSECDQKAKASVRSVGKIDILNVIEQAKEWVLSYGGHKGAAGVLVELEKFGVFKNKLYEICQSIPKDDFYNADEVLGSIDPNEVDFELLEILEFFEPFGHKNPRPYFKFDKLFVKNKKRLGKEENHIKLILTQGNKTLEALFFNFDYEPQIGENIDFIASISKNNFRGLITPQLTIKEILR; via the coding sequence ATGCTAAATAAAGCTAAAATAAAAGAAATTTTACAACAACGCTTTGTCAATGATACCCATGTAAAGCTTTGTGATTTACCTATGCCATCTTGCTTAAAAGATGTTTATAAAGGTGCATTGCGTATTAAAGAAGCAATTGAAAAAAATCAAAAGCTTGCTATTGTTGGGGATTATGATGTAGATGGGGTTATTTCTTGTGTCATTTTGTCCGAATTTTTTGATGATATCGGATATGATTATGTGGTAAAAATTCCAAATCGTTTTAAAGATGGATATGGCTTAAATGAAGAAATTATCAATGAACTTGATGGAGTGGATTTAATCATCACTGTAGATAATGGCATAGCAGCATTTGAAGCAGCAGAGCTTTGTCAAAAAAAAGGGATTGATTTAATCATTACTGATCATCATATGCCTCCTGCTACTTTACCAAAAGCTTATGCGATCATTAACCCTAAACAACAAGATTGTGATTTTCCTGATATTGAAATTTGTGGTGCTCAAGTAGCTTGGTATTTAGTAGCTGCGATAAAAGAAGTATGCAAGATCAACTATAATATGTGTAAATTTATCGAACTTTTATCGATTGCAATTATTGCAGATATGATGGAGCTTAGAGACTTAAATAGAGCCTTAGTTCGAAAAGGTATAGAGTATATTAACGATTCAAAGCGTGTTGCATTTAAAGCGATTAAGCAGTATTTTGGCAAGGATAAATTTGAGCTTGATAATATTAGTTTTTTAATTGCACCTTTGATTAATAGTGCAGGTAGAATGGATGATGCGATTATTTCTTATAAATTTTTGCATTCTAAGAATATCCAAGAGGTTATGGGGTATTTAGAACAAATTATTGCTTATAATAATAGCCGTAAAGATGAAGAAAGAGAGCTTTTTAAGCAGTGTTTAGAACAAGTTGATGAAAATGATCCTGTGATTATTGTTAATGGCCAAAATTGGCATGAAGGGGTTTTAGGTATAGTTGCAAGCCGTCTAGCAAAACATTTTAATAAACCAGCTTTTGTTTTTTCAGAATGTGATCAAAAAGCAAAAGCTAGTGTAAGAAGCGTAGGTAAAATAGATATTTTAAATGTTATAGAACAGGCTAAAGAATGGGTTTTAAGTTATGGTGGACACAAAGGAGCAGCGGGAGTTTTAGTCGAGCTTGAAAAATTTGGTGTTTTTAAAAATAAGCTTTATGAAATTTGTCAGAGTATCCCTAAAGATGACTTTTACAATGCAGATGAGGTTTTAGGTAGTATTGATCCTAATGAGGTGGATTTTGAACTTTTGGAGATATTAGAATTTTTTGAACCTTTTGGACACAAAAATCCAAGACCTTATTTTAAATTTGATAAGCTTTTTGTGAAAAATAAAAAAAGATTAGGTAAAGAGGAAAATCATATTAAACTCATTTTAACTCAAGGCAATAAAACCTTAGAAGCTTTGTTTTTTAACTTTGATTATGAACCACAAATTGGAGAAAATATTGATTTTATAGCTAGTATTTCTAAAAATAATTTTCGCGGATTGATTACACCACAACTAACTATAAAAGAAATTCTTAGATAA
- a CDS encoding lytic transglycosylase domain-containing protein, with product MLEKIILLLIFFNFSFALNTKIFVGDTYIPENFYKYDQDFKSAARKYNIPMALLKAIALTENAAYRNNIIGKNKNKTQDYGLMQINSIHLKRYGIDEKEIVKSSTNIDTAARLLHEIIQKYGFNWNSIGRYHSANDKYKNIWLNKVMKNLIAIVLKDSKELFLKEKFRAFKLASLLINVDKKQYKILLASND from the coding sequence ATGTTAGAAAAAATTATATTGTTATTGATATTTTTTAATTTCTCTTTTGCTTTGAATACAAAAATTTTTGTAGGTGATACTTATATTCCTGAAAATTTTTACAAATACGATCAAGATTTTAAATCAGCTGCAAGAAAATATAACATACCAATGGCATTACTTAAGGCTATTGCATTAACAGAAAATGCAGCTTATCGAAACAATATCATAGGAAAAAATAAAAATAAAACTCAAGACTATGGTTTAATGCAAATTAATAGCATTCACTTAAAGCGTTATGGAATTGATGAAAAAGAAATTGTCAAATCAAGTACAAACATAGACACAGCTGCAAGATTATTACATGAGATCATACAAAAGTATGGATTTAACTGGAATTCCATAGGTAGATATCATTCAGCTAATGATAAATATAAAAATATCTGGCTAAATAAAGTCATGAAAAATTTAATCGCCATAGTTTTAAAGGATAGTAAAGAACTCTTTTTAAAGGAAAAGTTTAGAGCATTTAAATTAGCATCGCTTTTAATTAATGTTGATAAAAAACAGTATAAAATTTTACTTGCAAGTAATGATTAA
- the prfA gene encoding peptide chain release factor 1 — MLADKLKPFLARFDELNTLLSDVNISNDISKMTALSKEQKNLEPIVEKAQEYLKTLDDIEENKLLLSDAELGELAKEELKNLEVLKPQLEEELKILLLPKDPNDDKNIFLEIRAGTGGDEASLFVGDLVKAYIRYAENRDYKYEIVSSSEGSVGGFKEIIILIKGNGAYSRLKYEGGTHRVQRVPETESQGRVHTSAITVAIMPEVDDVEIQINPNDLKIDVMRSSGHGGQSVNTTDSAVRITHIPTGIVVVNQDGKSQHKNKESAMKVLKARLFEMQEQERLAKESEARKSQVGSGDRSERIRTYNFPQNRISDHRINLTLYRLDAILEGGLFDEIIEPLIAYHQAEALKQENL, encoded by the coding sequence ATGTTAGCTGATAAACTCAAACCTTTTTTAGCACGCTTTGATGAGTTAAACACTCTTCTTAGCGATGTTAATATCTCTAATGATATTTCTAAAATGACGGCTCTATCCAAAGAGCAAAAGAATTTAGAACCCATAGTAGAAAAAGCACAAGAATATCTAAAAACTTTAGATGATATAGAAGAAAACAAACTTCTTTTGTCTGATGCTGAATTAGGCGAGCTTGCAAAAGAAGAACTTAAAAATCTTGAAGTTTTAAAACCACAACTTGAAGAAGAATTAAAAATTCTTTTATTACCTAAAGATCCAAATGATGATAAAAATATCTTTTTAGAAATTCGTGCAGGAACAGGTGGAGATGAAGCTTCTTTGTTCGTTGGAGACTTAGTAAAAGCTTATATACGCTATGCAGAAAATCGTGACTATAAGTATGAAATTGTTAGTTCTAGCGAAGGTAGCGTAGGTGGATTTAAAGAAATTATCATTCTTATCAAGGGAAATGGAGCTTATTCAAGGCTAAAATATGAAGGCGGAACGCACAGAGTTCAAAGAGTACCTGAAACAGAATCTCAAGGCAGAGTTCATACTTCAGCTATAACTGTTGCCATTATGCCAGAAGTAGATGATGTTGAAATTCAAATCAATCCTAATGATTTAAAAATCGATGTAATGCGTAGTAGCGGTCATGGTGGACAAAGCGTAAATACCACAGATAGTGCAGTAAGAATTACTCACATTCCAACAGGTATAGTTGTAGTAAACCAAGATGGAAAAAGCCAGCATAAAAATAAAGAAAGTGCAATGAAAGTCTTAAAAGCGAGACTTTTTGAAATGCAAGAACAAGAACGCTTAGCCAAAGAAAGTGAGGCAAGAAAATCACAAGTTGGAAGTGGCGATAGAAGCGAACGCATACGCACTTATAATTTTCCACAAAATAGAATTAGTGATCATAGAATTAATCTAACTTTATATAGACTTGATGCAATTTTAGAAGGTGGACTTTTTGATGAAATCATTGAGCCATTAATCGCTTATCATCAAGCTGAAGCCTTAAAACAAGAAAATTTATAA
- the rpsT gene encoding 30S ribosomal protein S20, with protein MANHKSAEKRARQTIKRTERNRFYRTRLKNITKAVREAAANNDKEAAQNALKVANKSIHAMVSRGFLKKQTASRRVSRLALLVNKLA; from the coding sequence ATGGCAAACCATAAATCTGCTGAAAAAAGAGCAAGACAAACTATCAAAAGAACTGAAAGAAATAGATTTTATAGAACAAGATTAAAAAACATTACAAAAGCGGTTCGTGAAGCAGCAGCAAACAATGATAAAGAAGCTGCACAAAATGCGTTGAAAGTAGCTAATAAAAGCATTCACGCTATGGTAAGTCGTGGATTTTTGAAAAAACAAACTGCATCACGCCGTGTTAGCAGATTGGCATTATTGGTAAATAAATTAGCATAA
- a CDS encoding pseudouridine synthase, translated as MRINKFISHNSKYSRREADELIKQGLVKINKKTALLSDSVNPEDKVFINGKKLHKKTQFSVIIYHKQKGEIVSKRDDRGRKTIYHTLPKQFNTWLSVGRLDFASEGLLLLTDSPVIADALMHSDLEREYYLKVKGSVDKNVIEAMQNGLEIQNEKKGAHAKTKITSMSFAPFLGFEIFGSSGGYTKLKVIINEGKNRELRRFFGHFDLEVMDLKRVAFGALDLGMLKAGKYRYLENGEYEKLRDFLKTNNIKY; from the coding sequence ATGAGAATTAATAAATTCATCTCACATAATAGTAAATACTCTCGCCGTGAGGCTGATGAGTTAATCAAGCAAGGCTTAGTAAAAATCAATAAAAAAACAGCCTTGCTCAGTGATAGCGTAAATCCTGAAGATAAAGTTTTCATCAATGGTAAAAAACTCCATAAAAAAACACAATTTTCAGTGATTATTTACCATAAACAAAAAGGCGAGATAGTTAGCAAAAGAGATGATAGAGGTAGAAAAACCATCTATCATACTTTGCCAAAACAATTTAACACTTGGCTTAGTGTAGGAAGACTTGACTTTGCAAGTGAAGGTTTACTTTTACTCACTGATTCTCCTGTGATAGCAGATGCACTGATGCATAGTGATTTAGAAAGAGAGTATTACTTAAAAGTAAAAGGTAGTGTAGATAAAAATGTCATTGAAGCTATGCAAAATGGTCTAGAAATTCAAAATGAAAAAAAAGGAGCTCATGCTAAAACCAAAATAACCTCAATGAGTTTTGCTCCATTTTTAGGTTTTGAAATTTTTGGTTCTAGTGGAGGTTATACTAAATTAAAAGTAATCATCAATGAAGGTAAAAATAGAGAACTAAGACGCTTTTTTGGACATTTTGACTTAGAAGTAATGGACCTTAAAAGAGTAGCTTTTGGTGCCTTAGATCTTGGCATGTTAAAAGCAGGAAAGTATCGTTACTTAGAAAATGGCGAGTATGAAAAATTGCGTGATTTTTTAAAAACAAATAATATAAAATATTAA